A part of Amblyraja radiata isolate CabotCenter1 chromosome 23, sAmbRad1.1.pri, whole genome shotgun sequence genomic DNA contains:
- the LOC116986066 gene encoding regulator of G-protein signaling 9-binding protein-like, translated as MNNQRPALLPAQTLRCLRSYLRVQLAEPGWAAGLLGECGRTVDGLEALSVAHRELARCLGSSADSAALRQRLLRARCSMRERSAATGIKLLLLLSRRQSLEPVDQEQLQHWWLRFAFCMELFQRDLGLVHRLSQLFPHDHSAVFLTNTGLTCDTIEESTEQEANRETDYVEPSLEAQIAEIGIMLFEVETRIQAPNWGLEATAEAWAEASFGDGSSTESPDMLTEEEAQQGNSRTSGDCCTIA; from the exons ATGAACAATCAGCGGCCGGCCCTCCTCCCCGCTCAGACCCTGCGTTGCCTGCGCTCCTACCTGCGGGTACAGCTGGCCGAGCCGGGCTGGGCGGCCGGGCTGCTGGGCGAATGCGGGCGGACCGTGGACGGGCTGGAGGCGCTGAGCGTCGCGCACCGTGAGCTGGCGCGGTGTCTGGGCAGCAGCGCCGACTCGGCCGCTCTTCGCCAGCGGCTGCTGCGCGCCCGGTGCTCGATGAGAGAGCGGAGCGCAG CGACAGGAATTAAGCTGCTGCTACTACTGAGCAGAAGGCAGAGCCTGGAGCCCGTGGACCAGGAGCAGCTGCAACATTGGTGGCTGCGGTTCGCCTTCTGCATGGAACTGTTCCAGCGGGATCTCGGCCTGGTGCACCGTCTCAGCCAGCTGTTCCCCCATGACCATTCCGCTGTCTTCCTGACCAACACGGGGTTGACCTGTGACACTATAGAGGAGAGCACTGAGCAGGAGGCCAACAGGGAGACAGACTATGTGGAGCCGAGTCTTGAGGCGCAAATTGCAGAGATTGGGATCATGCTGTTCGAGGTGGAAACCAGGATCCAGGCTCCAAACTGGGGCCTGGAAGCCACCGCGGAAGCTTGGGCAGAAGCAAGCTTTGGAGATGGAAGCAGCACAGAATCACCAGACATGCTGACCGAAGAGGAAGCGCAGCAGGGCAATAGCCGCACTTCAGGAGATTGCTGCACCATTGCATAG